The following are encoded in a window of Rosa chinensis cultivar Old Blush chromosome 4, RchiOBHm-V2, whole genome shotgun sequence genomic DNA:
- the LOC112196528 gene encoding pentatricopeptide repeat-containing protein At4g15720 encodes MKKPLNQILHLTAASSNFSRQNQPSHFHLIQHLLRNCNHSTSANSIHSVVIKSGSFYDTFTANHLINCYVRFRGIDSAAKVFDEMPDPNVVSWTSLISGYVSTDRPRVGLWLFGRMLECSVLPNEFTFATVINACSVLADVETGRKIHARVEILGVQKNLVVCSALVDMYGKCNDVGGARRVFELTGGRNVVTWTAIIAAYAQNGRGQDALQLFREFNCGMMERPNHFMLASVVNACASLGRLVSGKVAHGAVIRRGHDLNDVIASALVDMYAKCGSVEYSDKVFRRIPNPSVIAYTSMIVAAAKYGLGKMSLQLFEEMIDRRIKPNDVTFVGVLHACSHAGLVDEGLQHYESMYEKHGISPNAKHHTCIVDMLGRTGRLNEAYELAKSIQAEPNQQALVWGTILSASRLRGRLDIAVEASRRLIDSNEQVSGAYVTLSNAYALSGEWETAHGLRSEMKRTGVRKEPGCSWVEIKDSNYVFYAGDVSSCARRSEVVTLLRELEGKMKQRGYVGGSIGLVFVDVEEEAKEEIVGLHSERLALGFALLSIPKGVTIRIMKNLRMCTDCHEAFKLISDIVGREFIVRDVNRFHHFKGGSCTCRDFW; translated from the coding sequence ATGAAAAAGCCGTTGAACCAAATCCTCCACCTCACCGCCGCCTCTTCAAACTTTTCCCGCCAAAACCAACCGTCGCATTTTCACCTCATCCAACACCTCCTCCGCAACTGTAACCACTCCACCTCCGCAAACTCCATCCATTCCGTCGTGATAAAGTCTGGCTCTTTCTACGACACTTTCACCGCCAACCATCTCATCAACTGCTATGTCAGGTTCCGCGGAATCGACTCTGCAGCCAAGGTGTTCGACGAAATGCCTGACCCAAACGTCGTGTCGTGGACGTCGCTCATCTCCGGCTACGTCAGCACGGATCGCCCGCGAGTGGGTCTATGGCTGTTTGGGAGGATGCTGGAATGTTCGGTTCTGCCCAACGAGTTTACTTTCGCTACTGTCATTAATGCGTGTTCGGTGCTTGCTGATGTTGAAACCGGCAGAAAAATTCATGCCCGTGTTGAAATATTGGGTGTGCAAAAGAACCTTGTTGTGTGTTCCGCGCTGGTTGATATGTACGGGAAGTGCAATGATGTCGGTGGCGCTCGGCGGGTTTTTGAGTTGACGGGTGGGAGGAATGTTGTTACTTGGACTGCCATTATTGCTGCTTATGCCCAGAACGGACGAGGCCAGGATGCGCTCCAGCTTTTTAGGGAATTTAATTGTGGGATGATGGAGCGTCCGAATCATTTCATGTTGGCTAGTGTTGTAAATGCTTGTGCGAGCTTGGGTCGTTTAGTTTCTGGCAAAGTTGCACATGGAGCAGTGATTCGCCGTGGACATGATCTGAATGATGTGATTGCGAGTGCATTGGTTGACATGTATGCTAAATGTGGGAGTGTTGAGTATTCTGACAAGGTTTTCAGGCGAATCCCAAATCCCTCTGTAATAGCCTACACTTCGATGATTGTGGCTGCTGCGAAGTATGGATTGGGGAAAATGTCCCTTCAACTCTTTGAAGAAATGATCGATAGAAGAATAAAACCCAATGATGTCACCTTTGTTGGTGTCTTGCATGCTTGTAGCCATGCAGGGCTTGTGGATGAAGGGCTCCAACACTATGAATCTATGTATGAGAAACATGGAATATCCCCAAATGCAAAGCATCATACTTGCATTGTTGACATGCTTGGTCGAACTGGCCGTCTCAATGAGGCGTACGAACTGGCCAAATCCATCCAAGCAGAACCAAATCAACAAGCCTTGGTGTGGGGGACAATTCTTTCAGCGAGTAGGCTTCGTGGAAGGCTTGACATTGCTGTTGAAGCTAGTAGACGGCTAATAGATTCCAACGAACAGGTATCAGGTGCATATGTCACGTTGTCAAATGCTTATGCGTTGAGTGGAGAGTGGGAGACCGCTCATGGTCTTCGGTCAGAAATGAAGCGTACTGGGGTTAGGAAAGAACCCGGCTGCAGTTGGGTTGAGATTAAGGACTCAAATTATGTGTTCTATGCTGGAGATGTATCATCATGTGCACGCCGGAGTGAGGTGGTTACTTTGCTGAGGGAGTTGGAGGGTAAAATGAAACAAAGAGGATATGTAGGAGGGAGTATAGGATTGGTCTTTGTTGATGTAGAGGAGGAGGCCAAAGAGGAAATTGTAGGTCTTCATAGTGAGAGATTGGCGTTGGGTTTTGCATTGCTGAGTATACCAAAAGGAGTCACCATTAGAATAATGAAGAACTTGAGAATGTGTACTGATTGTCATGAAGCTTTCAAGCTTATTAGTGATATTGTTGGGAGGGAATTCATTGTTAGAGATGTTAATAGATTTCATCACTTTAAAGGTGGCTCCTGCACTTGTAGGGATTTTTGGTGA
- the LOC112198026 gene encoding protein SRG1 has protein sequence MAPIPISPVKVGHIDDVQELRKTKPTIIPERFVRDKTERPTTVATAIPSSSDIPTINFSKLSSGNTDELRTEISHLTTACKDWGFFQVVNHGIDLSLLESIQKVAQDFFMLPLAEKQKYPMAPGTVQGYGQAFVLSEDQKLDWCNMFALGVEPKFIRNPILWPTKPEKFSETVEVYSKEVRKLCQNLLKYIAMSLGLQGDIFEKMFGEAVQAIRMNYYPPCSRPDLVLGLSPHSDGSALTVLQQGKDNSVGLQILKDDRWVPVQPIPNALVINIGDTIEVLTNGIYKSVEHRAVTHKVKDRLSIVTFYAPSYEVELGPVQELLDENTPCKYRRYNHGEYSKHYVTNKLQGKKTLEFAKIQSRSSNQEEPM, from the exons ATGGCCCCAATTCCCATTTCTCCTGTTAAGGTTGGTCACATTGATGATGTCCAAGAGCTGAGAAAGACTAAACCCACCATAATTCCAGAAAGATTTGTAAGGGACAAAACTGAGAGACCAACAACTGTAGCCACTGCTATACCATCCTCTAGTGACATTCCCACTATTAATTTCTCTAAGCTTTCCAGTGGAAACACAGATGAACTCAGAACTGAAATCTCTCATCTCACAACCGCTTGCAAGGACTGGGGATTTTTTCAG GTGGTAAATCATGGGATTGATCTGAGTCTGCTTGAGAGTATACAGAAGGTAGCCCAGGATTTCTTCATGCTACCTTTGGCAGAGAAACAGAAGTATCCAATGGCTCCTGGTACTGTTCAAGGATATGGACAAGCTTTTGTTTTATCAGAGGACCAAAAACTTGATTGGTGCAACATGTTTGCTCTTGGGGTTGAACCTAAGTTTATACGGAACCCAATACTATGGCCAACAAAACCAGAAAAGTTCAG TGAAACTGTAGAGGTCTATTCAAAAGAAGTGAGGAAACTATGCCAGAATCTGTTGAAGTACATAGCCATGAGCCTCGGCTTGCAAGGTGACATCTTTGAAAAGATGTTTGGGGAGGCTGTTCAAGCCATAAGGATGAACTACTACCCTCCATGTTCAAGACCTGACCTTGTTTTAGGCCTAAGCCCACATTCAGATGGGAGCGCCCTAACAGTTCTGCAGCAAGGGAAGGACAACTCAGTAGGACTTCAAATCCTCAAAGATGACAGATGGGTACCTGTTCAGCCCATTCCCAATGCTCTTGTGATCAACATTGGGGACACCATAGAA GTTCTTACAAATGGGATCTATAAGAGTGTGGAGCATAGAGCAGTGACTCACAAGGTGAAAGATAGGCTTTCAATTgtcacattttatgctcctagCTATGAGGTAGAGCTTGGACCTGTGCAAGAACTGCTGGATGAAAACACTCCATGCAAGTATAGAAGATACAATCATGGAGAGTACAGCAAACACTATGTTACGAACAAGTTGCAAGGGAAAAAAACACTCGAGTTTGCCAAGATTCAAAGCAGAAGTTCAAACCAAGAAGAACCCATGTAG
- the LOC112197743 gene encoding cullin-1 has protein sequence MTMNERKTIDLDQGWEFMQKGITKLKNILEGLPEPQFSSEDYMMLYTTIYNMCTQKPPHDYSQQLYDKYKESFEEYISSMVLPSLREKHDEFMLRELVKRWANHKIMVRWLSRFFHYLDRYFIARRSLPPLNEVGLTCFRDLVYQELNAKVRDAVISLIDQEREGEQIDRALLKNVLDIFVEIGMGQMDHYDNDFEAAMLKDTAAYYSRKASNWILEDSCPDYMLKAEECLRREKDRVAHYLHSSSEPKLLEKVQHELLSVYATQLLEKEHSGCHALLRDDKVDDLSRMFRLFSKIPRGLDPVSSIFKQHVTAEGTALVKQAEDAASNKKADKKDVVGLQEQVFVRKVIELHDKYLAYVNDCFQNHTLFHKALKEAFEIFCNKGVAGSSSAELLATFCDNILKKGGSEKLSDEAIEDTLEKVVKLLAYISDKDLFAEFYRKKLARRLLFDKSANDDHERCILTKLKQQCGGQFTSKMEGMVTDLTLAKENQTNFEEYLKNNSQANPGIDLTVTVLTTGFWPSYKSFDLNLPAELVKCVEVFKEFYQTKTKHRKLTWMYSLGTCNISGKFEPKTIELIVTTYQAAALLLFNTSDRLSYSEIMTQLNLTDDDVVRLLHSLSCAKYKILNKEPNTKTISPTDFFEFNSKFTDKMRRIKIPLPPVDEKKKVIEDVDKDRRYAIDASIVRIMKSRKVLGHQQLVMECVEQLGRMFKPDFKAIKKRIEDLITRDYLERDKENPNLFRYLA, from the exons ATGACGATGAATGAGCGGAAGACCATTGATTTGGATCAAGGATGGGAGTTTATGCAGAAGGGGATCACAAAGCTCAAAAACATTCTAGAAGGATTGCCCGAGCCTCAGTTCAGCTCCGAGGACTACATGATGCTCTACAC AACGATATATAATATGTGCACTCAAAAGCCGCCACATGACTATTCGCAACAGCTCTACGACAAGTACAAGGAGTCTTTCGAAGAGTACATTAGTTCCATG GTTTTGCCATCTTTGCGAGAGAAGCATGATGAGTTCATGCTAAGAGAGCTGGTGAAAAGGTGGGCAAACCATAAGATCATGGTTAGGTGGCTCTCCCGTTTCTTTCACTATCTTGATCGCTACTTTATAGCTCGGAGGTCACTTCCACCCCTGAATGAAGTTGGACTTACTTGCTTTCGAGATCTT gTCTACCAAGAATTAAATGCGAAAGTGAGAGATGCTGTAATCTCTCTG ATTGATCAAGAACGGGAAGGAGAACAGATTGACAgagctctgttgaaaaatgtgcTGGATATATTTGTTGAGATTGGCATGGGGCAAATGGACCACTATGACAATGACTTTGAGGCAGCGATGCTTAAAGATACTGCCGCCTATTATTCTCGGAAAGCTTCCAATTGGATCTTAGAAGATTCTTGTCCAGATTATATGCTAAAG GCAGAGGAATGTTTAAGGAGGGAGAAAGATAGAGTTGCTCATTACTTACACTCCAGTAGTGAGCCTAAGCTACTTGAG AAAGTTCAACATGAGCTATTGTCTGTATATGCAACTCAGCTTCTGGAGAAAGAGCACTCTGGGTGCCATGCACTGCTTCGAGATGATAAG GTGGATGATTTGTCTAGAATGTTCAGGCTCTTTTCTAAGATACCTCGAGGATTGGATCCAGTTTCAAGTATATTCAAGCAG CATGTTACTGCTGAAGGAACAGCCTTAGTCAAACAAGCTGAAGATGCAGCAAGCAACAAGAAG GCAGATAAAAAGGATGTGGTTGGCCTGCAGGAGCAG GTTTTCGTTAGAAAAGTGATTGAGCTTCATGACAAGTACCTAGCATATGTCAATGATTGTTTCCAAAACCATACCCTTTTCCACAAG GCTCTCAAGGAGGCCTTTGAGATCTTCTGCAACAAGGGAGTTGCTGGAAGCTCTAGTGCAGAACTACTTGCTACTTTCTGTGATAACATTCTTAAGAAAGGTGGTAGTGAGAAATTGAGTGACGAAGCCATTGAGGACACACTCGAGAAG GTAGTAAAGCTGCTGGCTTATATTAGTGACAAAGACCTTTTTGCTGAATTCTACAG GAAAAAGCTTGCTCGACGTCTTCTTTTTGACAAAAGTGCTAATGATGACCATGAGAGATGTATATTGACAAAATTGAAGCAACAATGTGGTGGTCAGTTCACCTCAAAGATGGAGGGGATG GTTACAGATTTGACGTTAGCAAAGGAGAACCAGACCAACTTTGAGGAATACCTCAAAAATAATTCGCAGGCAAATCCTGGGATTGATTTAACAGTTACTGTGTTGACTACCGGCTTCTGGCCAAGCTACAAGTCTTTTGACCTCAACCTTCCAGCTGAGCTG GTTAAGTGCGTTGAGGTTTTCAAGGAATTCTATCAAACGAAGACAAAACATAGAAAGCTTACGTGGATGTATTCACTGGGTACTTGTAACATCAGTGGGAAATTTGAACCAAAAACCATAGAGCTTATCGTCACGACATATCAG GCTGCAGCTCTTCTGCTATTCAATACCTCAGATAGATTGAGTTACTCGGAGATCATGACTCAATTAAATTTGACTGATGATGATGTTGTTAGACTGCTCCACTCCTTGTCATGTGCCAAGTACAAGATCCTTAACAAGGAGCCAAACACAAAAACCATCTCGCCTACTGATTTCTTTGAATTTAACTCGAAGTTTACTGACAAAATGAGGAGGATCAAG ATTCCTCTTCCACCTGTGGATGAGAAGAAAAAGGTAATCGAAGATGTAGACAAGGACAGACGGTATGCCATTGATGCTTCTATTGTGCGTATCATGAAGAGCCGTAAAGTTTTGGGACATCAGCAGTTGGTAATGGAGTGTGTGGAGCAGCTTGGTCGCATGTTCAAG CCGGATTTCAAAGCAATAAAAAAGAGGATTGAAGATTTAATCACAAGAGACTACTTGGAAAGGGATAAAGAGAACCCCAATTTGTTTAGGTACTTGGCCTGA